One genomic segment of Impatiens glandulifera chromosome 6, dImpGla2.1, whole genome shotgun sequence includes these proteins:
- the LOC124943238 gene encoding probable LRR receptor-like serine/threonine-protein kinase At3g47570: MESTTSELLPKESFVQISYGELLNATDRFSSSNLIGASGFGFVYRGALDQIGDVEIKVLNLVNPGATRSFIQECKALKNIRHRNLVKIVTCCSSIDFQGNEFKAIVYKLMMNENLKKWLYPSQQTSRSEFNLLQRLRVAIDVASTLDYLHY, from the coding sequence ATGGAATCCACCACTTCAGAATTGCTGCCCAAGGAGTCTTTTGTGCAAATATCCTACGGCGAGCTCCTCAATGCAACGGATAGGTTCTCTTCCAGCAATTTGATTGGTGCTAGCGGTTTCGGCTTCGTCTATAGAGGAGCTCTTGATCAGATCGGAGATGTTGAGATCAAAGTACTTAACCTTGTAAACCCAGGTGCCACGAGGAGCTTCATTCAAGAATGTAAAGCGTTAAAGAATATTAGACACCGGAACCTGGTCAAGATCGTAACATGTTGTTCAAGCATTGATTTTCAAGGTAACGAATTTAAAGCTATAGTTTACAAACTCATGATGAATGAGAATCTGAAGAAATGGTTGTATCCATCTCAACAAACTAGTAGGTCTGAGTTCAATCTACTCCAGCGTTTAAGAGTTGCGATTGATGTGGCTTCTACACTCGATTACCTTCATTATTAG